The following are encoded together in the bacterium genome:
- a CDS encoding glycosyl hydrolase, producing MATPSGFSPKFDALKWRCIGPTRAGRVVAVAGDPGDRNVFYFGACAGGVWKTTDAGVYWRCVTDGYLSSASIGGLAVAPSDPNVIYAGTGETSIRLDVSYGDGVYKSTDAGRTWGHLGLRETRFIKRIRIHPHDPDRVYVAALGDIFGPNEERGVFRSEDGGTTWRKMLYRDADSGCLDLAIDPNNPRILFATFWQTRRSFWNLSSGGPGSGVFRSTDGGESWTDITRYPGLPAGVLGKMGIAASPARAGRVWLLAEAEEEKTGLYRSDDYGETWTLVSSNRDLMHRPWYYAHVIADPRHGETVYVANLALWKSTDGGRGFTEIQTPHGDNHDLWIDPDDPKRMIEGNDGGACVSTNGGETWSSVYNQPTAQIYRLDIDNQYPYRVYGTQQDNSSISVPSAAVWGAITLADCTYPGTGESGFIAVKPDDPNIVYVGAVGSSPGGAGALQRYDHNTRQIQLVNVWPEESTGVAPTDTRYRFAWTFPIVFSPHDSRTLYAGGNHVFRTRDEGMSWEEISPDLSLNDKSRQGHSGGLTRDGAGAEVHATCACVTPSPHRPDEIWASTDDGLVHATRDGGKTWQNVTPRGMPELAYVGCVEISPQDADTVYVAATRYKLADYRPYLFRSSDGGRRFESINGDFPEGEITRVVRADPVRKGLLFAGTETGLYFSLNDGRNWTRVGGGLPVVPIYDLKIKGEDLVAGTHGRSFWILDDITPLRSMTDGRAGARLFEPRTTVRTKLHFGAQRSLKQAGTAFSVCMGIGGGIRTFRKPDGTTGREYLDVGENPPNGAIIYYWLDDGASGPVTLTFRDASGAAIASFRSDDSALAAAKRPSVRSGLNRFVWDLKYPGPEQIDQSLAPRRNPQLSEPSEPTAGPTVVPGRYRVELAIGSNATAAEFSVVKDPRLSTTPEAYRAQFGLLGELTAALGKVNAIVNRIRREKRRLATLTGGSASAASDLGARVRAVTDQLSAVEGVLVDVHRETDRDTLRHPAGLNDTLVDCLNTVSLADAAPTKQAAAVSKAIMARVDVEIDKAERLIENEVAAVSRLALAQAVEASGG from the coding sequence ATGGCCACCCCCTCCGGTTTTTCGCCGAAGTTCGACGCCCTCAAATGGCGCTGCATCGGTCCCACGCGCGCCGGCCGCGTCGTTGCGGTCGCCGGCGACCCCGGCGACCGCAACGTCTTCTATTTCGGCGCCTGCGCCGGCGGCGTCTGGAAGACGACCGATGCCGGCGTGTACTGGCGCTGCGTGACGGACGGCTATCTCAGCTCCGCGTCGATCGGCGGGCTCGCCGTCGCGCCCTCGGACCCCAACGTCATCTACGCCGGCACGGGCGAAACCTCGATCCGGCTCGATGTGTCCTACGGCGACGGCGTGTACAAGTCAACCGATGCCGGCCGCACCTGGGGGCACCTCGGCCTGCGCGAGACCCGGTTCATCAAGCGCATCCGCATCCACCCGCACGATCCCGATCGCGTCTACGTGGCTGCCCTCGGCGATATCTTCGGCCCCAACGAAGAACGCGGCGTCTTTCGCTCCGAGGACGGCGGGACGACCTGGCGCAAGATGCTGTACCGGGACGCGGATTCGGGCTGTCTCGATTTGGCCATCGACCCGAACAATCCGCGCATTCTCTTCGCGACGTTCTGGCAGACGCGCCGGAGCTTCTGGAACCTGTCGAGCGGCGGGCCGGGCAGCGGCGTCTTCCGTTCCACCGACGGCGGGGAATCCTGGACGGACATCACACGGTACCCCGGGCTGCCGGCAGGTGTTCTCGGCAAGATGGGCATCGCGGCGTCGCCGGCCCGCGCCGGACGCGTCTGGCTGCTCGCGGAGGCCGAAGAGGAGAAGACGGGACTCTACCGGTCGGACGACTACGGTGAGACGTGGACGCTCGTGTCGTCCAATCGCGACCTCATGCACCGGCCCTGGTACTATGCGCACGTCATCGCCGATCCGCGTCACGGCGAGACGGTCTACGTCGCGAACTTGGCGCTATGGAAGTCGACCGACGGCGGGAGAGGATTCACGGAGATCCAAACGCCGCACGGCGACAACCACGACCTCTGGATCGACCCCGACGATCCGAAGCGGATGATCGAGGGCAACGACGGCGGCGCCTGCGTCAGCACGAACGGCGGAGAGACCTGGTCGTCGGTGTACAACCAGCCGACCGCGCAGATCTACCGGCTCGATATCGACAACCAGTATCCTTATCGCGTCTACGGCACGCAGCAGGACAACAGCTCTATCTCGGTCCCGAGCGCCGCCGTGTGGGGGGCGATCACCCTCGCCGACTGCACCTATCCCGGCACCGGGGAGAGCGGGTTCATCGCCGTCAAGCCGGACGATCCGAACATCGTCTACGTCGGCGCGGTTGGCTCGAGCCCTGGCGGCGCCGGGGCGCTGCAGCGATACGATCACAACACGAGGCAGATCCAGCTGGTCAACGTCTGGCCGGAGGAATCGACCGGCGTCGCTCCCACGGACACGCGCTACCGCTTCGCCTGGACGTTTCCGATCGTCTTCTCGCCGCACGACAGCCGCACGCTTTACGCGGGCGGCAACCATGTGTTCCGCACCCGCGACGAGGGTATGAGCTGGGAGGAGATCTCGCCGGACCTCAGCCTGAACGACAAGAGCCGGCAAGGCCATTCCGGCGGCCTCACCCGCGACGGCGCCGGGGCGGAGGTGCACGCGACGTGTGCGTGCGTCACGCCGTCACCCCACCGGCCGGACGAGATCTGGGCATCCACCGACGACGGGCTCGTGCACGCGACGCGCGACGGCGGCAAGACCTGGCAGAACGTCACGCCGCGCGGCATGCCGGAGCTCGCCTACGTCGGGTGCGTCGAGATCTCGCCGCAGGATGCGGACACAGTCTACGTCGCCGCGACGCGCTACAAGCTCGCGGACTACCGGCCGTACCTCTTCCGTAGCAGCGACGGCGGCCGGCGCTTCGAGTCGATCAACGGCGACTTTCCGGAGGGCGAGATCACCCGCGTCGTGCGGGCGGACCCGGTGCGCAAGGGCCTCCTGTTCGCGGGCACCGAGACCGGCCTCTACTTCAGCCTGAACGACGGGCGCAACTGGACGCGCGTGGGCGGCGGTCTGCCCGTTGTGCCGATCTACGACCTCAAGATCAAAGGGGAAGACCTGGTGGCCGGCACGCACGGCCGCTCCTTCTGGATCCTGGACGACATCACACCCCTTCGTAGTATGACGGACGGCCGGGCGGGCGCGCGCCTGTTTGAGCCACGCACGACGGTTCGCACGAAGCTCCACTTCGGCGCGCAGCGCAGCCTGAAGCAGGCCGGCACGGCGTTTTCCGTGTGCATGGGCATCGGCGGCGGCATCCGGACGTTCCGCAAGCCCGACGGGACCACCGGACGCGAATATCTCGACGTCGGCGAGAACCCGCCGAACGGCGCGATCATCTATTATTGGCTCGACGACGGCGCGTCCGGCCCGGTGACCCTCACGTTCCGCGACGCGTCGGGCGCTGCGATCGCGTCCTTCCGCAGCGACGACAGCGCGCTCGCCGCCGCCAAGCGTCCTTCGGTCCGGTCCGGACTCAACCGGTTCGTATGGGACCTTAAGTACCCCGGGCCGGAACAGATCGATCAGAGTCTCGCTCCGCGGCGGAACCCGCAGCTGTCGGAGCCTTCTGAGCCGACGGCCGGCCCCACGGTGGTTCCCGGCCGGTACCGCGTGGAACTGGCGATCGGGTCGAACGCGACGGCCGCCGAGTTCTCAGTCGTAAAGGATCCGCGCCTGTCGACCACGCCCGAGGCTTACCGGGCGCAATTCGGCCTGCTGGGCGAGCTCACGGCCGCGCTCGGCAAGGTGAACGCCATCGTCAACCGCATCCGCCGCGAGAAACGGCGGCTGGCGACGCTGACGGGCGGGTCTGCCTCCGCCGCGAGCGACCTGGGCGCGCGAGTGCGGGCCGTGACCGATCAACTCTCGGCGGTCGAGGGCGTGCTCGTAGACGTCCACCGAGAGACCGACCGCGATACGCTGCGCCATCCTGCCGGCCTCAACGACACCCTCGTGGACTGCCTCAACACCGTCTCGCTCGCCGATGCCGCGCCGACGAAGCAGGCGGCGGCCGTGTCCAAGGCAATCATGGCACGCGTGGATGTCGAGATCGACAAAGCGGAGCGGCTCATCGAGAACGAGGTCGCCGCGGTCAGCCGCTTGGCGCTTGCGCAGGCGGTCGAGGCTTCAGGCGGCTGA
- the merB gene encoding organomercurial lyase → MSHAAMTVTQLAEQFVGAVPHFGPVGRRVAVALYRELAKGRPVPLARLATLLDLPQTAIAGVLAGRTVLFDGDGAVMGFGGLTVAEMPPHHFRVDGRTLYTWCAWDSLFIPRILGRTIEVASRDPVTRRPIVLTVAPDRVQEVDPADAVVSFLVPERALDRNVIANFCHFVHFFGSEETGRTWTAGHPGTFLLSLEDAFALGRLTNARNFGDALVGESAR, encoded by the coding sequence ATGTCCCACGCGGCCATGACGGTAACGCAGCTCGCGGAGCAATTCGTGGGCGCCGTTCCCCACTTTGGCCCCGTCGGCCGCCGCGTCGCGGTCGCGCTCTACCGCGAACTGGCGAAGGGCCGGCCGGTGCCGCTTGCGCGGCTCGCGACACTGCTCGACCTGCCGCAGACGGCGATTGCCGGCGTCTTGGCCGGCCGCACGGTATTGTTCGACGGCGACGGCGCCGTGATGGGGTTCGGCGGCCTCACCGTGGCCGAGATGCCTCCGCATCACTTTCGGGTGGACGGCCGGACGCTCTACACTTGGTGCGCGTGGGATAGTCTGTTCATCCCCCGGATCCTTGGCCGGACGATCGAGGTGGCGTCGCGAGATCCGGTCACACGGCGCCCGATCGTACTTACCGTGGCGCCCGACCGCGTCCAAGAGGTCGACCCCGCCGACGCGGTCGTGTCCTTCCTCGTGCCGGAGCGGGCGCTCGATCGCAACGTGATCGCGAACTTCTGCCATTTCGTGCACTTCTTCGGTTCGGAGGAGACCGGGCGGACTTGGACCGCCGGCCATCCCGGGACGTTCCTTCTGTCGCTTGAGGACGCCTTTGCCCTCGGGCGGTTGACGAATGCACGCAACTTTGGTGACGCGCTCGTCGGCGAATCCGCACGATGA